The Anopheles moucheti chromosome 3, idAnoMoucSN_F20_07, whole genome shotgun sequence genome contains the following window.
AACTACGTCTCGTTGGGCAATCTTGTCCAGCAAATGTGCATAATTCTCCTTTGCAGCTTCCATGTATTCCGCCGCGGAACACGTGTTCAGACCGAGCTCGGACGCTTTAGCCCGATTATCGGCATCGTCCGAGAGCAATACGATGTGTACGCTTGTatcttttcgcttttcctgGCGGAGATGTTCCTCGTACCATTCCGTCGCCGTCCGGATCATACGATCGTTCCGGTCGTTCGCCGATTCGCCGGGCATACGCTCCACGTACGTGTCCTTGTGGTGTTCATTGACGAAGGTGTAGAACTTTCGCTCTGGATTGGACAAAATCGTTCGCAATCGCTTGTATATTACTGCACTCCGATGCTTCACCTCATCCAGCACCGTGTTGAGGATGATCACGTTCTGGATTGCACTCTCTTCTAGCAGATCCATCTGATAGAGTATGATATTCGTATCCAGTAGCAGATAATGCGGAAAGGGAAAACGTTCGCTGACGGATTTCGGAACGTCCTCCAGCAGTACAGTATTCTCTTCCAGGGGGCACTTATGACAGGCTGCTGAACCGCACCAGATATCATCTCGCAGGTAATGTTCGCGGACAATTTTCAGAATATTACCGCGTTTGGTTTTCTTCATGAACACTTTGTTTGTCAACATTGTGCTGGTTTGCCGGTGAAAAACGTGGTTTACCGAACAAGGTCTTCTGCATAAAGTATAATAAAACTAGAGCAACAGTGACCCCCAAGACAGTGGGGGATCGAAATAACTTTCGAAAACAGACACAAAATATAGCAAACGATACAGTTTGGAAGTGTTTTTGGACAAATATTTAAACGACTCCACAGCTGCGTGTAGTTCGGCGTTTTGGACTGCGCTAAACGTCAAGCCGTATTCCcaagaaacaatttttacCAGCAACTACCCAAAGAACAAGCACAGCCCAATTTTGTGTGGGATCTCAATACAGTGGAGCACCGATTATCCGTGCCACCGATTGACGGTTGCGGATAATCGGATAACACGGATCATAGGCATATATcctatttttgttaaaattagcGAATAATGTGTCGTAGGTAGGGCTTTTTTAgagtataatttatttccccTGTGCGTTCtattgttgcaaaagaaattgtagttgttttctttaagaaCTGGATCAATCATCTTATCGTATATCATTGGGTCTTTCAAATCTTCCGTCAACGGTGTTCTCGGAATGctgcacggataatcagacacCCGGTTAGATGGAACCCGGATTATCGGCAACGATGCTAAGGATGCTAGTTGCGGAGTAAAAATTGTTCCTTGGGTATACACCTTGAGAACCGTAGTggatgtaaacaaacacaaaactcgTCCTGCATTCCGATAATCAGTAATCTCACGCAGTTATCGCTGGAAAAGGGAAGCACAATTACGACATTCCAGAGCACCAACCACACACGACCATGTCTGAGGAAACGTAAGATGAAACGGTGTGAAGAACATTTAGCCAGATGCGTGActatttcccatttttgttCCCTATCGCCGGCCATGCTTTTTAGCTCCGATAGCGAAAGTCAGGACATCCTGGAGCACAACGAAACGGTCAGAGCACTATCGGGCGGATTGCTGCAGATCTATGAGCCTAAGCTGAAGGAAGTTAAGGAAAATTTAAAGGAACTAATGTGAGTGATTGCTGTGAGCGACGGTGTCGTAGTACTGTATGCCAAGGAGTCATGTTACTCTTCAACTGATTCTTTTTccacagaaacaaacaaaatgatcTGCAAATTGCGATGACCAGTGAAAAGAATGCGTTCTCTAGTCGGCAGATACAGGAGGTGAACGATATGGTAAGTGGCAGAATTCAGCAGTTTAGTGGATTGTGTATCATTCGATTTGTGTTCGCAATTTACGCAATTCTTCTTGAACAATGCAACGTATTGTTTAACGGCTGTGTTCGCGTGGAAGATCCGGTCGTTTCGTGCTAAATATTTGCTCAAGAAAAGTGTGGGGTATTTGTAAAGAATTAGATACATTTTCCATCGGCAAGtagattgtttgttttcgcaAAATGCATCTTTTGTTCCTACGTCACAAACCCATTCTTTCGTTGACGTCTCACCGAGCGACCTGTCAAAGTGATCAACGTGCAACAAACAGTGTTTACCATAGCAAAAGTGTTACTATTGGGAGAAAAATACGAAAATTCTGTAGTAAAAGTGGCCCAATATGCCTCTTATTGTCATCACCGGCTTACCGCGCAGTGGGAAAACAACCCGTGCAAAAGAGctggaaacatattttaccGAAAACGGTAAAGGGCCCGTCCACATTGTGTCTGAGGCGGACTGTATTGTACGGTCCGGGTACGGTGTAAACGAAAGTATTACCGATACgacgaaggaaaaacaaattcgAGCCAGCCTGAAGTCGGAAGCTATGAAACTACTATCCAAAACATCGCTGGTCATTATGGATGGCACAAACTACATTAAAGGATATCGGTACGAAATTTTCTGCATGAGCAAAAACGCTCGTACGACCCAATGTACGGTACATTGTGCCATGACTGTTGAGCAGCGGGAAGCACGCAGAAGTGAAATAATACAAAACTCAGCTACCAGTGGGAGTGATTTAAATGCCGACACGTTCGATGCCCTTTGTCTACGGTACGAGGAACCGCAAGACAGCAGCCGTTGGGATCGTCCCCTGTTTACCGTGTACGGCGAGGAAGAGCTCAACCTTTCGCAGATCAACAGCGCTTTATACGACCAGGCACCGTTGCCACCGAATTTAGCAACACAAAATGTAAGTACACGTACCTATTGTGGATTGTAGAAAAACGGATTCTGATACCCTCATTGCTTCATTTTTGATTCAGATGCCACTAAGTGCAACGAACTTTCTGTTTGAACTGGATAAAACGACACAGACAATCATCGATCAGATTGCTTCCGCTAGGAAAATTGGCCTCGACGGACCGGTAGAAATTCCACAGGCAGGAATGCGTGCTGAAGTGCCAGCTAATATGAGCGTAGCGCAATTAAATCGTCATcgaagacagtttttgaattacGTTAAAATGCATACGAACGTTAGCTCAGATATTAGTAAAATACCAGCAATTTTTGTACAGTTTCTCAATACCAATACAAATGGCGCTTAAATCAGCGTTTGGAAAATTAACAGttgcgtttcttttatttgattgTAATTTTGCTTTCTTTATCAGAACTGCAGTTTGATTCTTCTTTTTCGGATAGCGCCATAaaatccccttttttttttggttgcttgcAGGTGCTAAAGACCAAAGCATACAAAGAGAAGGTTTCACgcattaaaatgcaaatgcacCAAATCCATCAACGGACAAAGAATCTCAGGGTAACATGTTTCACGTCAAGAAAAAACTACACCAAATTCTAACGTAGTGGTTTTATTCCATCCCATAGGCAAAAGCGTTGGAAATCCAGGAACTTAAAGTGAACCAATGCGCAACGAAATTACAACAATTGCATTATGAAGAATCGTTGGTGGCAAACAGTAAAAGAACCCCACGAAAATCGTAATCCCGTGCACCGATTTGCAAGATGATGCTCAAAGCAGTAGGAGAAGCGTCGTGCCCGTTGGCATACAGATGGTTCTTTAAATACAGGCAGCAGGGGACTATTGTCCCATTGGGAAGATTAGAGACAGAAGTGTGTGTATCGACAGCTGTCTTCGTAACGAAGCAATCTAAACAATTACAAGACGAACGTGAAATGGAACGAATAGTGAGAGTTGTCTGAAGGCGCTAGACATTTTAGCAGCCTCATTCGAAATGAGTGTAAACCGTGCCTGAAGGAATCGTTGTGGGCCATCGTTGTTGGAGATCGTGCatgtgggtgtgtatgtgtgcaccaAAAACCATACTCAGAATCGTCTCCAATATTTTATCTTCCGAAAAGTGGAAACATGTTTTGTCTTGGGGTGCTTCAcagtacacaaacacacaacactacGCACAGTGGTGCAGAGCGAACAGaaacaatcaaataaaataaactagtAATCAAAACGAGCCAATTTTCGTTCACATTTTTCTTAATGCTATAATGACGTTTATTCTGTTGGTTCCTCTAGTAGTAAAAAtatagtaaaaaaaagtgtCACTGCAATAGTGCCGACATACCcgttcacacaaaaaaacacacaacacactggAATGTGTCCCACTGTAGAATGATGACAGTAAATGCAATTTGTCAGTAATTTTAAACGAATCTGCTTCACACCTAATTACACCGTTTACCACTACTTCTGATAGCTGCCACCGGCGACAATCGGTTGATCGTCCTCCAAATTTTCCAATGCCTCCTTCGGTGGTGCGTATCCGGGACGAGTTTCTGAAACatgagaaaataaaacggtcaatcaaagaacaaaatcgACGGTGTAAGAAAGCCATCAAAGTTGCACATGCTGTTTTTCATGCAAGGAAAATCCCACCCGAAAACATGCGAAAACGAAAGTAAGATAGCAAGGAACAGCTAATAAAGGCACAAAACCATTAGtatcgggtaaataaagtagtAATAAGGCATTTTATAAACGGCAACCTCTACGTATGTTACGATTGTTTCAGCTCTCTTGAGGGATCCATCGGTTAATGATACACACCAGGCATGGTTAGCACGTGCTCTACGCTGCAGTGTACAACAAAAGGTAATTAATCTCCCAATGATAATGCCGCCTTCTGATGATAGCAGCAATCCTTTTGTTTATGGCAATCATTTGCAGATATATAAAAGCGCGTCGTAATCAACATGATACGGTTCATTCCGTCATAGACAATAAAATCGCCAGTACAATGTTGCCGGATAGTACACATCATTGCGAGAGGATCCCTTATCATCTTCTTATTGTGACAGCAGTAGAAGGCTGCAGCCATTACGGTTCAGTGTCCATCTAACCGTAGCATGCATCCCAATCATGGCTTGACTGCGATAGAGAGCGTGTGTCAATAGCTTTAACTATTTGAAAAATTCTACTAGAAGGATACTACTAAAGCACAACAGAAACACGCACTAACATAAATTGAGTTactaaacaaacattattcTATTAAACCCACCTTTGCAGTGTGGAATTGAAATGAAGCACAAACTGTGCATCGATTGTAGTAAAAAGCGCAGGAAAGAGGCTGAATGAACTTTTTATGGTAGTATGTACGTCACACGCCATTTTTTCCGAGTTTTTTGGATAACAACAgtgttattgttttctctgCATCTTTATGATGTGTATGTCATAGACATAGGGTATGTCGGCACACTTTCGTTAACAATTAAGCCATGTGGCCAGGCCTTAAATGAACTACTCACTCGAAGGGTATAGAGTAAACGAAGAATACATAtgcatgtttttatttgtatacACTAATCTAATAACTCATTGCAGTAAAGGAACGCTGCGAgtcaaaaacgaaaaaaaaaaatcaaaaatgcaaatttatgaaaatggtACATTATCGTCAACGCAACGCAAATAGTCTGTGCCAGTTTTGTGGTCTTACTTTGTAAGGATTTGTTCGCTTAGTCTTTTGTTACTTTGAGGTTTTAACAGTGTGTGGGATAGCTACCCAATATGGCAATAATTCCATACTGACGAAGAATTCTCGCATCTATCCCGAATTTATACTATTTTCAAGTAGAGCTTCCAGAAAGCTAACACCAAATACATTAGTTCAATGGCACTTCGTACAGTTGCCCGTCGGGAGCTGCAGTCGGTTTGCCATTTGACGTCTTTTCCGAACACGTCTCGGGCACGTGATGTGCAACGTTTCCATTCGAGGCAGTCTTTGTATCTACGTGGCTACCACCATTAGTTTTTTCCTCGCCATCGTGCAGCTCCTCCTGAACGGTCGATTCCGACAGGATGGAATTGGTTTTGGCCAGCTGTCCATTCGAGATATCGTCCCCGCCTAACCCCGACCCATGCGTCCCATTTTCCTTCAGCTTAACGCCCGTTAAGCTATccactttttgttgttgcttaccCTGGCTGCCGAAACGATCGGTTAGCTTCTGTACGGCAACGTGCAGCACGAACAGTACCAGTGCCGCTATGCCGAACGCACGGAACGTGGAGCTACCACCGATGCGTTCGAATAGGTTGCCGGCCAGCAAGCTGCCTAATGATACACCGACACCTTCGAAAACAGCACCCACGAGTCCCTAAAAGAAGAAGCGCAGAATATAATGATAAATTTTGTCCTGCGTACACTTACGGCTTTGCTTCCCTCTAACTAACCTGCATTGTGGCCTCTGTGCCGGGTGGTGCCACGATGCTGGCATAGGATGCCATCGTTGCATAGAACAGTCCGAAGGTGATACCGTTCATAAACTCGATCGGTATCACCCACCAGGGATCGGTAAGGAGAGAGTACAGCAAGAAACGCACGCCGAATCCTAACAGCACCAAGCTCATTGCATGGATGTGGCCAATCTTTTTCAGAATCCAACCGGACAGGAAAAAGAACGGCAGCTCACCGCCGAACGTTTGAATCGACATGATGATACCTTCCAAGGTTTTAATCCACGTCGAATGGCCACATCTGTTAGAGAgaggaaagagagaaagaaagcaagAGGAGTGACAAGGAGTTACGGCAGTTGGCTCTGGTGGGAAACGTTAGTTACCCTTCTTGTGCGCTTGCAAGATCTTCCAAGTGCCAGAACAGGAAGTTCCAGATTAGTGCCGTTCCAAAACCGATCAGCACACACCAGCAAAAGAATACCACAATGCGGaaattgacaaatattttgccaacGTCCTTCAGAATGTTAGTTGAAAGACGTGTTTGAGTGTGCTGAAATGGGACAGTTTAGTAAGTTATCTAACACTGATGCATTGCGTATTTTACCTGCAGTTTTGATGAGCATAGCATGTCGAACCCGATCAGTACGACGGTCATGTAAAACACGATCGTATAATCCTTCGTAAGTTTACCCTCCGACAGTGTGTCGACCAGAAAGCCGGCAAACAGTGAAACAGTACCCCAGCCAATCGAACCCCACAGTCGCTGGTTGCCGTACAGATGGGGCTTATCTCCAAGCATCTCGAAGCAGATCGCATCGCCCACGCTCACGACGACAGCCATACCGGCCCAGCTGAAGATCAGAAACAGGAACAGCAACCAGAACTGGTACAGTCCCGTCACTTCGCTGTCCGCAATTTTCGAATGCGAGATGGCGCCCATCACCTGCTCATTGTTGCACTGCACCTGGCAGCTGGTCCGGAAATCGGTCATGTTGGACGGGCAGTAGAGCGGCACCCGATTGTCATCCATTTTACCTTCGCGCAACATAAAGAAAAGACACTCGTCGACCAGATTAATGTGGTTGTTGGGTACAACACCCGTCAGTCTTAGGATACGGTCGGTGGGGATGTTCTTCTCGTCGCAGTACTTTGACACATTCCAGTACTTGCACACTGTGTCCCACATCCACGGTTCCGTGCGA
Protein-coding sequences here:
- the LOC128303376 gene encoding biogenesis of lysosome-related organelles complex 1 subunit 6, translated to MSEETSDSESQDILEHNETVRALSGGLLQIYEPKLKEVKENLKELINKQNDLQIAMTSEKNAFSSRQIQEVNDMVLKTKAYKEKVSRIKMQMHQIHQRTKNLRAKALEIQELKVNQCATKLQQLHYEESLVANSKRTPRKS
- the LOC128303375 gene encoding protein KTI12 homolog, with amino-acid sequence MPLIVITGLPRSGKTTRAKELETYFTENGKGPVHIVSEADCIVRSGYGVNESITDTTKEKQIRASLKSEAMKLLSKTSLVIMDGTNYIKGYRYEIFCMSKNARTTQCTVHCAMTVEQREARRSEIIQNSATSGSDLNADTFDALCLRYEEPQDSSRWDRPLFTVYGEEELNLSQINSALYDQAPLPPNLATQNMPLSATNFLFELDKTTQTIIDQIASARKIGLDGPVEIPQAGMRAEVPANMSVAQLNRHRRQFLNYVKMHTNVSSDISKIPAIFVQFLNTNTNGA
- the LOC128303374 gene encoding major facilitator superfamily domain-containing protein 6, whose translation is MVQLEINKKLLPMKAHYFLFNAGTAPVVPFMPTLVRQLGFSTVIVGTIYTVLPIVGMLVKPLFGIIADRFQRQKLLFLIFQILTAVPFFLIMFIPAIPQDSTVTFHCHNGAADLKYCPENGTTIDSCLVESITTNENNGSLLCDMECRTEPWMWDTVCKYWNVSKYCDEKNIPTDRILRLTGVVPNNHINLVDECLFFMLREGKMDDNRVPLYCPSNMTDFRTSCQVQCNNEQVMGAISHSKIADSEVTGLYQFWLLFLFLIFSWAGMAVVVSVGDAICFEMLGDKPHLYGNQRLWGSIGWGTVSLFAGFLVDTLSEGKLTKDYTIVFYMTVVLIGFDMLCSSKLQHTQTRLSTNILKDVGKIFVNFRIVVFFCWCVLIGFGTALIWNFLFWHLEDLASAQEGCGHSTWIKTLEGIIMSIQTFGGELPFFFLSGWILKKIGHIHAMSLVLLGFGVRFLLYSLLTDPWWVIPIEFMNGITFGLFYATMASYASIVAPPGTEATMQGLVGAVFEGVGVSLGSLLAGNLFERIGGSSTFRAFGIAALVLFVLHVAVQKLTDRFGSQETRPGYAPPKEALENLEDDQPIVAGGSYQK